From a region of the Synechococcus sp. PCC 7502 genome:
- a CDS encoding AmpG family muropeptide MFS transporter, producing MEFIAVLKSRKLLSLLFLGFASGLPLFLTSRTLQVWLTEAGVDLGVIGWLSLVRLPYTLKFLWSPFLDRFVPPFLGRRRGWLVLTQIGLMIAIACMAFQNPKQALNILAINALIIAFLSATQDIAGDAYRTDVLETAELGLGASTWILGYRVAILTTSSVALVLADYLPWSVIYLLMAVLMGVGIIAAFFAPEPIDQERSPDSLIDAIYLPFQEFFQRKGIIFGIVILAFILLFKFGDSLLGNMATPFLVDIGFSKKVIGTVQGGWGFVATTVGVVLGGAVLTKIGLNRALWVVGICQALSNLSYLGLSLVGKSETALLIVVSIENICAGMVASVFVAYLMSLCNQKFSATQFALLSSLMAAGNDILSAPAGELAKILGWSNFFASTIALSVPGMLLLFFVAPWSQRSLRQSEE from the coding sequence ATGGAATTTATTGCCGTTCTCAAAAGTCGAAAATTACTATCTCTATTATTTTTAGGCTTCGCATCGGGCTTACCCTTATTTCTAACTAGTCGTACTCTCCAAGTTTGGCTTACGGAAGCGGGGGTTGATTTAGGGGTAATTGGTTGGTTGAGCTTGGTGAGATTACCTTATACCCTCAAGTTTCTATGGTCACCATTTTTAGATCGCTTTGTGCCGCCATTTTTAGGACGCAGGAGGGGCTGGCTAGTTTTAACCCAAATTGGTTTGATGATAGCGATCGCCTGCATGGCATTTCAGAATCCCAAACAAGCTTTAAATATATTGGCGATTAATGCGTTGATCATTGCATTTTTAAGTGCTACGCAAGATATTGCTGGGGATGCTTATCGCACCGATGTTTTAGAGACTGCGGAACTGGGTTTAGGAGCTTCTACTTGGATTCTAGGCTATCGGGTTGCCATTTTAACCACAAGCTCGGTGGCATTGGTGCTGGCAGATTATTTACCGTGGTCAGTAATTTATTTACTCATGGCGGTATTAATGGGCGTGGGCATTATTGCGGCATTTTTTGCTCCTGAACCTATTGATCAAGAGCGATCGCCTGATTCCTTAATTGATGCTATTTATTTACCTTTTCAAGAATTTTTCCAACGTAAGGGCATAATCTTTGGCATAGTGATTCTTGCCTTTATCTTGCTCTTCAAATTTGGGGATTCTTTACTAGGTAATATGGCAACCCCATTTTTAGTAGATATTGGCTTTAGTAAAAAAGTGATTGGCACCGTACAAGGGGGTTGGGGATTTGTAGCAACTACGGTTGGGGTAGTTTTAGGTGGGGCAGTTTTAACTAAAATTGGACTTAATCGAGCTTTATGGGTCGTGGGAATCTGCCAAGCATTAAGTAATTTAAGCTATTTGGGCTTGTCCCTAGTAGGAAAAAGCGAGACGGCATTATTAATCGTTGTCAGTATTGAAAATATTTGTGCGGGTATGGTGGCATCGGTATTTGTGGCGTACTTGATGAGTCTATGTAACCAAAAGTTTTCCGCCACTCAATTTGCCTTACTCTCTAGTTTAATGGCGGCAGGTAATGATATTCTCTCCGCCCCTGCGGGTGAGTTGGCAAAGATTTTAGGTTGGTCAAACTTTTTTGCAAGTACGATCGCCCTATCTGTTCCGGGAATGCTATTACTATTTTTTGTAGCTCCTTGGTCGCAGCGATCGCTAAGGCAATCTGAAGAATAA
- the ftsH gene encoding ATP-dependent zinc metalloprotease FtsH: MKQSWKTFLLWSLPILAIAFFAYQSFFARPAVPQMSVNAANTRISYGRFLGYLDAHRVRKVDIYEGGRTAIIVATDPQLENREQRARVDLPAYAPELMTKLKESGVDLAVYPPSNNTQIWGFLSNLIFPIALVAGLFFLFRRSSQMGGPGQAMDFGKSKARFSMDAKTGVLFDDVAGIEEAKEELQEVVTFLKKPERFTAVGAKIPKGVLLIGPPGTGKTLLAKAIAGEAGVPFFSVSGSEFVEMFVGVGASRVRDLFKKAKENAPCIIFIDEIDAVGRQRGTGIGGGNDEREQTLNQILTEMDGFEGNTGVIVIAATNRPDVLDSALLRPGRFDRQISVDPPDIKGRLQVLGVHAKGKKIASDISLEAIARRTPGFSGADLANLLNEAAILTARRRKDAMTMLEIDDAVDRVIAGLEGKALVDSRNKRLIAYHEVGHAIVGTLIKDHDPVQKVTLIPRGQAAGLTWFTPSDEQSLISRSQIIARITGALGGRAAEEVVFGNDEVTTGAGNDLQQVTNIARQMVTRFGMSTMGSMSMEAPNAEVFLGRDLVSRSEYSEDSAAKIDRQVRAIVQSCYQTALKIMEDNREAIDRIVDILIDKETLSGDDFRQIVAEYTVVPEKERYIPQL, from the coding sequence ATGAAACAATCGTGGAAAACTTTTTTACTATGGTCGCTCCCCATATTAGCGATCGCATTTTTTGCCTATCAGAGCTTTTTTGCCCGTCCTGCGGTACCGCAAATGAGTGTTAATGCTGCTAATACTCGTATTAGTTATGGCAGATTCTTAGGATATTTAGATGCTCACCGTGTCCGCAAGGTGGATATTTACGAGGGTGGGCGCACTGCCATTATTGTCGCAACCGACCCCCAATTAGAAAATCGGGAACAAAGAGCGAGGGTTGATTTACCAGCCTATGCCCCCGAACTAATGACCAAGCTCAAAGAAAGTGGCGTGGACTTGGCTGTGTATCCGCCCAGTAATAACACCCAGATTTGGGGATTTTTAAGTAACTTAATTTTTCCCATAGCTTTAGTCGCTGGTTTATTTTTCCTATTTCGTCGCTCTAGCCAGATGGGTGGACCTGGGCAGGCTATGGATTTTGGTAAGTCTAAAGCCAGATTTTCCATGGATGCTAAAACGGGTGTACTTTTTGATGATGTGGCGGGTATTGAAGAGGCAAAAGAAGAACTACAGGAAGTCGTAACTTTTTTAAAAAAGCCCGAACGCTTTACGGCTGTGGGTGCCAAAATTCCTAAAGGGGTATTATTAATTGGACCGCCCGGTACTGGTAAAACCCTCTTAGCAAAAGCGATCGCTGGAGAAGCAGGCGTACCATTTTTCTCCGTATCTGGCTCAGAGTTTGTCGAAATGTTTGTGGGTGTGGGAGCTTCCCGTGTCCGTGATCTATTCAAAAAGGCAAAGGAAAACGCCCCCTGTATCATCTTTATTGATGAAATTGATGCTGTCGGTCGCCAAAGAGGTACGGGCATTGGCGGTGGTAATGATGAACGGGAGCAAACCCTTAACCAAATCTTGACGGAAATGGATGGCTTTGAGGGTAACACTGGCGTAATTGTAATTGCCGCAACTAACCGCCCTGATGTTTTAGATTCGGCACTATTACGTCCGGGTCGTTTTGATCGCCAAATTTCCGTTGATCCTCCAGATATTAAAGGTCGTTTACAGGTATTAGGTGTCCATGCTAAAGGTAAAAAGATTGCCTCGGATATTTCCCTAGAAGCGATCGCCCGCCGTACCCCCGGATTTAGTGGAGCCGATTTGGCTAATCTTTTAAATGAAGCGGCAATTCTCACTGCCCGTCGCCGTAAAGATGCGATGACTATGCTAGAAATTGATGATGCTGTGGATCGGGTAATTGCAGGACTAGAGGGTAAAGCCTTAGTTGATAGTAGAAATAAACGCCTAATTGCCTACCATGAAGTTGGTCATGCGATCGTGGGTACTTTAATCAAAGATCATGACCCAGTGCAGAAGGTGACTTTAATTCCTAGAGGACAAGCGGCTGGTTTAACATGGTTTACGCCTTCCGATGAGCAATCCCTAATCTCTCGCTCTCAGATTATCGCCAGAATTACGGGGGCATTAGGTGGTCGTGCGGCAGAAGAAGTAGTATTTGGTAATGATGAAGTGACAACGGGTGCAGGTAATGATCTGCAACAGGTTACTAATATTGCTAGGCAAATGGTCACTCGGTTTGGGATGTCCACTATGGGTTCAATGTCGATGGAGGCTCCGAATGCGGAAGTATTTTTAGGTAGGGATTTAGTATCTCGCTCAGAATATTCCGAAGATAGTGCTGCCAAAATTGATCGACAAGTGCGGGCGATCGTCCAGAGTTGTTATCAAACTGCTCTAAAAATCATGGAAGATAACCGTGAGGCAATTGATCGAATTGTAGATATTTTGATTGATAAAGAAACCCTAAGTGGTGACGATTTTAGGCAGATAGTTGCCGAATATACGGTCGTTCCTGAAAAAGAAAGATATATACCTCAGCTTTAG
- a CDS encoding LapA family protein, with amino-acid sequence MNEQNRIFNLVNLVVWIIAIACTLILVFQNLQPLVTIYFLGKFTIPIPLSLAILAAFLIGGISAFIVNLIGFWLSPKEEEIETDEEFPPEPLPNPQKPKPSAYKSNYVDSVYDKDQYDDDDDVIDVKYIDR; translated from the coding sequence ATGAACGAGCAGAACCGCATATTTAATTTGGTGAATTTGGTGGTATGGATTATAGCGATCGCCTGTACCCTTATTCTTGTATTTCAAAATTTGCAACCCCTAGTCACAATTTATTTTCTTGGTAAATTCACTATTCCGATCCCTTTAAGCCTAGCAATTTTGGCAGCTTTTCTGATTGGCGGTATCTCGGCATTTATTGTTAACCTCATTGGATTTTGGCTTAGCCCCAAAGAGGAAGAAATAGAAACTGACGAAGAATTCCCACCAGAGCCATTACCAAACCCGCAAAAACCTAAACCCTCAGCCTATAAGTCTAATTATGTTGATTCTGTTTACGATAAAGATCAATATGACGACGATGATGATGTGATTGATGTGAAATATATAGATCGATAA
- the gnd gene encoding decarboxylating NADP(+)-dependent phosphogluconate dehydrogenase, with translation MSKQSFGLIGLAVMGENLALNIERNGFSIAVYNRSREKTDTFMATRAAGKNFKATFSIPEFVESLESPRKILIMVKAGAPVDAVISELKPLLDEGDIIIDGGNSLFTDTDRRTIELEKDNLQFIGMGVSGGEEGALNGPSMMPGGQKTAYAEIEPIVTKIAAQVDDGACVTYIGPGSAGHYVKMVHNGIEYGDMQLIAEAYDLLKTGLGLGAQELHDTFVAWNSTELESFLIEITADIFTKIDEETGEPLVEKILDKAGQKGTGKWTVESAFDLGVPIPTMIAAVTARVASSYKDERIAASKILGNATGSYTGDRTEFINAVRDALYCSKICSYAQGMALLAAASKAYNYNLNLAEISRIWKGGCIIRAGFLDKIKNAYLRNPELKNLLVDPDFTQTIITKERSWRLVVQAAAQLGIAVPAFSASLSYFDSYRRDRLPQNLTQAQRDYFGAHTYERIDKPAGEFFHTEWTK, from the coding sequence ATGTCAAAACAAAGCTTTGGGCTAATTGGTCTAGCCGTTATGGGCGAAAATCTTGCCCTAAATATTGAACGTAATGGTTTTTCGATCGCTGTCTATAACCGCAGTCGGGAAAAGACAGATACATTTATGGCAACAAGGGCTGCTGGCAAAAACTTTAAAGCCACCTTCAGTATTCCTGAGTTTGTCGAGTCCTTGGAAAGCCCACGCAAAATTTTGATCATGGTTAAAGCAGGTGCGCCTGTGGATGCGGTGATTTCCGAGCTTAAGCCTTTACTCGATGAAGGTGACATTATTATTGATGGGGGCAACTCCCTATTTACCGATACCGATCGCCGTACCATTGAGCTAGAAAAGGATAATCTCCAATTTATTGGCATGGGGGTTAGCGGTGGTGAAGAAGGAGCCTTAAATGGTCCCAGTATGATGCCGGGTGGGCAAAAAACCGCCTATGCCGAGATTGAACCAATTGTGACCAAGATTGCGGCACAAGTTGATGATGGTGCCTGTGTTACCTACATTGGACCAGGTAGTGCAGGACATTACGTCAAAATGGTACATAATGGCATTGAATACGGGGATATGCAGCTAATCGCCGAGGCTTACGACTTACTTAAAACTGGATTAGGACTAGGAGCGCAAGAACTCCATGACACCTTTGTAGCGTGGAATTCTACGGAGTTGGAATCTTTTTTAATTGAGATTACTGCGGATATTTTCACCAAAATTGATGAGGAAACAGGCGAACCCCTAGTCGAAAAGATTTTAGATAAGGCGGGACAAAAGGGAACGGGTAAGTGGACTGTGGAAAGTGCGTTTGATCTGGGTGTGCCAATTCCGACGATGATTGCTGCTGTTACCGCAAGGGTTGCTTCTTCCTATAAAGATGAACGCATAGCTGCTTCCAAAATTCTAGGGAATGCCACGGGAAGCTATACAGGCGATCGCACCGAATTTATTAATGCGGTTAGGGATGCTTTGTACTGTTCCAAGATTTGTTCCTATGCCCAAGGGATGGCTTTACTGGCTGCCGCTTCTAAGGCATATAACTATAATCTCAACTTAGCGGAAATCTCGCGGATATGGAAAGGTGGATGTATTATTCGGGCGGGCTTTTTAGATAAAATCAAGAATGCCTACCTGCGTAATCCTGAACTAAAAAACCTACTTGTTGATCCAGACTTTACCCAAACCATTATAACTAAGGAACGGTCCTGGCGTTTGGTGGTGCAAGCTGCGGCTCAACTGGGAATTGCTGTTCCTGCCTTTAGTGCTTCCCTCAGTTATTTTGATAGCTACCGCCGCGATCGCCTCCCGCAAAACCTAACTCAGGCACAACGGGATTACTTTGGGGCGCATACCTACGAGCGGATTGACAAGCCTGCGGGTGAATTTTTCCATACTGAATGGACTAAATAA
- a CDS encoding Crp/Fnr family transcriptional regulator: protein MTITSTKVGLKLAGNISHKFTRRSLIPVNGLWQIESGVVRTTTYFEDGNVATLGIWGEGDLIGAALSTTQPYQIECLTEVRLKVLSEELLPRYTKELILQMQRNEEFIKIILCRQTELAVMHMLNWLAKRFGTEFDSEEKYGQQINLRLTHQELAEIIGTTRVTMTRILNNFERQGLIQRHQHFMVIMADREDVWHYEI, encoded by the coding sequence ATGACTATTACTTCAACTAAAGTAGGTTTAAAACTTGCTGGAAATATCAGCCATAAGTTTACGCGGCGATCTCTAATTCCTGTAAATGGACTTTGGCAGATAGAATCGGGAGTTGTGCGTACTACCACTTACTTTGAAGATGGGAATGTGGCTACCCTTGGTATTTGGGGAGAGGGTGATTTAATTGGTGCAGCTTTATCGACCACTCAGCCCTACCAAATTGAATGCTTAACAGAAGTGAGGCTAAAGGTTCTTTCCGAAGAGCTATTACCTCGATATACGAAAGAGTTAATCCTCCAAATGCAGCGTAACGAGGAATTTATCAAGATTATTCTCTGCCGTCAGACGGAATTAGCGGTAATGCACATGTTGAACTGGCTGGCAAAAAGATTCGGAACCGAATTTGACTCTGAAGAAAAGTACGGACAACAAATTAATCTACGGCTTACACATCAAGAATTAGCAGAAATTATTGGTACAACCAGAGTCACGATGACAAGAATCTTAAATAACTTTGAACGTCAAGGTTTGATTCAAAGACATCAGCATTTTATGGTGATTATGGCTGATCGTGAAGATGTTTGGCACTATGAAATTTAG
- the speA gene encoding biosynthetic arginine decarboxylase, with the protein MAQETTLPILVKNLTELKTWTIQNSEELYRINGWGEPYFSINEAGHVTVSPKGDRGGCIDLFDLINDLKERNLRLPILLRFSDILADRIERLNACFAKAIARYNYNGVYRGVYPVKVNQQRQLVEELVNYGKSFQFGLEAGSKPELLIALATLKTPGALLICNGYKDLEYVETAILARRLGQTPIIVLEQLEEVDLVIKAAKNLNIQPILGVRAKLSSKGIGRWADSAGDRAKFGLNMWEILEVLEKLKAADLLGSLQLLHFHIGSQISSIGVIKDALREASQIFVQLSKSGADMKYIDVGGGLGVDYDGSKTNFYASKNYNMQNYAYDVVAEIKEACAENHIPMPTLVSESGRAIASHQSVLIFDVLNVSGIPSHDIPPLEEGEHLIIRNLFETLEQINVDTYQEAYHDATQFKEEAVSLFSFGYLNLSQRARVERLYWEACDRILKIVRQQNYVPDDLEDLEKIMATTYYCNFSVFQSAPDSWAIDQLFPIMPIHRLNEEPTCRGTIADLTCDSDGKIDKFIDLRDVKSVLELHPFDPNQPYFLGLFLGGAYQEILGDLHNLFGDTDAVHIHVTPNGYQVEHVIKGDTMTEVLEYVQYSRDGLLESMRRETEKALQAKTITLEEARLLLQKYDHSLSGYTYLS; encoded by the coding sequence ATGGCACAAGAAACTACATTACCTATCTTGGTTAAGAATCTGACTGAGTTAAAAACATGGACAATTCAAAATAGTGAAGAACTCTATCGGATTAATGGCTGGGGTGAACCTTACTTTAGTATTAACGAAGCAGGTCATGTTACGGTTTCTCCCAAGGGCGATCGCGGTGGTTGCATAGATTTATTTGATTTAATTAATGATCTCAAGGAAAGAAATTTACGGCTACCGATTTTATTGCGGTTTTCAGATATTCTGGCGGATCGGATTGAACGGTTAAATGCTTGTTTTGCCAAAGCGATCGCCCGCTATAACTACAATGGCGTGTACAGAGGTGTATATCCAGTTAAGGTCAACCAACAACGACAGTTAGTCGAAGAATTAGTTAACTATGGCAAGTCCTTTCAATTTGGATTAGAAGCGGGCTCTAAGCCTGAACTCCTAATTGCCTTGGCAACGCTCAAAACTCCCGGGGCATTACTAATTTGCAATGGTTATAAGGATTTAGAATATGTCGAGACGGCAATATTGGCACGCAGGTTAGGGCAAACTCCAATTATTGTCCTAGAACAACTTGAAGAAGTGGATTTAGTAATCAAAGCTGCCAAAAATCTCAACATTCAACCAATTTTAGGAGTAAGGGCAAAATTAAGTTCCAAGGGGATTGGGCGGTGGGCAGATTCCGCAGGCGATCGCGCCAAATTTGGTCTGAATATGTGGGAAATTTTAGAGGTACTGGAAAAACTCAAAGCCGCAGATTTATTAGGTTCACTACAACTTTTGCATTTTCATATCGGATCGCAAATTAGTTCCATCGGCGTAATTAAGGATGCTCTGCGGGAAGCTTCGCAAATTTTTGTGCAGCTATCAAAAAGTGGGGCTGACATGAAGTATATAGATGTGGGTGGTGGTTTAGGTGTGGACTATGACGGTTCTAAAACCAATTTCTACGCCTCCAAAAACTACAATATGCAGAACTATGCCTATGATGTAGTCGCCGAGATCAAAGAAGCCTGTGCCGAAAATCATATTCCGATGCCAACTTTAGTCAGTGAGAGTGGTCGGGCGATCGCATCCCATCAATCAGTTTTAATCTTTGATGTTTTGAATGTGAGTGGGATTCCTAGTCATGATATTCCGCCTTTAGAGGAAGGAGAACATTTAATTATTCGCAATCTGTTTGAAACCCTAGAGCAGATTAATGTTGATACCTACCAAGAGGCTTATCATGATGCTACCCAATTTAAAGAAGAGGCAGTAAGTTTATTCTCTTTTGGTTATTTAAATTTATCCCAACGGGCAAGGGTAGAAAGGTTGTATTGGGAGGCTTGCGATCGCATCTTAAAAATTGTGCGTCAACAAAACTATGTCCCCGATGATCTGGAAGACCTAGAAAAAATCATGGCAACTACCTATTACTGTAATTTTTCTGTATTTCAATCTGCCCCTGATAGCTGGGCGATCGATCAGTTATTTCCGATTATGCCCATTCATCGCCTTAATGAAGAACCCACCTGTCGAGGCACGATCGCCGATCTAACCTGTGATAGTGATGGCAAAATTGATAAGTTTATTGATCTTAGAGATGTCAAATCTGTTTTAGAGCTACATCCATTTGATCCCAACCAGCCTTACTTTTTAGGATTATTTTTAGGCGGTGCTTACCAGGAAATTTTAGGCGATCTCCATAACCTTTTTGGTGATACCGATGCCGTACATATTCACGTTACCCCCAACGGCTACCAAGTTGAACATGTGATTAAAGGTGACACTATGACTGAAGTACTGGAGTATGTTCAATACAGTCGAGATGGATTGCTAGAAAGTATGCGCCGTGAAACTGAAAAAGCCTTACAAGCGAAAACCATTACCCTGGAAGAAGCACGATTACTTTTACAAAAATACGATCATAGCTTGAGTGGGTACACTTACTTAAGTTAG
- a CDS encoding GGDEF domain-containing protein codes for MENEIKDNSSAAVDSSSTKTIPLKNLLQQNEEIKENVEESADQLSSVNAVLTNDDKVIPPFPSIEEVIAQNEEAERKVTKAAEDLEQVNTQLAQQVAKSIEMESKLMQTKQDIFELRNDLSKSQAKEKDALHIALHDPLTGLPNRLLLEQRLDHGLIQSRRHGWKLGLMFIDLDKFKNINDSYGHDIGDQVLITVAKRLQDFVRGEDIVSRWGGDEFICVLLNIKLEDEVINLAHKMVARISEDCDFNGTIVPISATIGIAICPRDGETADILFKQVDRAMYKSKGTNKSVMLFSESILDISGVK; via the coding sequence ATGGAAAATGAAATTAAAGATAATTCAAGTGCAGCCGTTGATTCATCAAGTACCAAAACAATTCCTCTTAAAAATCTACTCCAGCAAAACGAAGAGATTAAAGAAAATGTAGAGGAATCGGCGGATCAACTTAGTTCAGTAAATGCAGTTCTCACAAATGATGATAAAGTTATCCCCCCATTTCCAAGTATTGAAGAGGTAATTGCTCAAAACGAAGAAGCTGAGAGAAAGGTAACAAAAGCGGCGGAAGATCTGGAGCAGGTTAATACCCAACTCGCCCAGCAAGTAGCTAAGAGCATCGAAATGGAGTCTAAACTGATGCAAACGAAGCAAGATATATTTGAGTTGCGTAACGATTTATCAAAATCCCAAGCAAAAGAGAAAGATGCACTACATATCGCACTTCATGATCCATTAACGGGGCTTCCAAACCGTTTGTTATTGGAACAGCGTCTCGATCATGGATTGATTCAATCAAGACGGCATGGTTGGAAACTTGGGCTTATGTTCATTGATTTAGATAAATTTAAGAATATTAATGACTCTTATGGTCATGATATTGGCGATCAGGTGTTGATCACTGTGGCAAAACGGTTACAAGATTTTGTGCGTGGTGAAGATATCGTTAGTCGATGGGGAGGTGATGAGTTTATCTGCGTCCTCTTGAATATTAAGCTAGAAGATGAAGTAATTAACCTTGCCCACAAAATGGTTGCTCGGATTTCTGAAGACTGTGATTTTAATGGAACTATTGTTCCTATAAGTGCCACTATTGGGATTGCCATCTGCCCTAGAGATGGAGAAACGGCTGACATCCTTTTTAAACAGGTGGATAGAGCTATGTATAAATCAAAAGGAACGAACAAGAGTGTGATGCTATTTAGTGAATCTATTTTGGATATTTCTGGTGTGAAATAG